Part of the Hevea brasiliensis isolate MT/VB/25A 57/8 chromosome 16, ASM3005281v1, whole genome shotgun sequence genome is shown below.
GGATCTCGAAGCAGGGATTCCACAACTGAGTCCAGCACATTTTCAACACAAGCACCCTACCACAAAACAAGCaccaaaataaatataacttaccACATAATCTAAATGGAAATActattaaagggaaaaagaaAACGAAACATCACACAGATTAGAACCTGAATACTGTTGTTTGATCCAACATAGTACTGATCAATAGTCTTTAACCAACCAACATCATCATGTGTATGTGCTACCAAATGAACATTGAGTTTTCCTTGCACAACTCCACCTCCAGTGTTGTATTTCACATAACCGCCATTGACTGTCCCACACAAATCAAACCCAGCAACAAAGGAAGTAATAAAAACCCATGTTAAAACACTCTCAAACTTGCCCATTTCAGTACCCAGCAAGTTCTGAGCATCAAAGGAAAGTCAAGTTTTTTCCTCTTCATGATTTCCCAATTTATAGAAGGCAAGTGGGCGTTAAAATATTGATGTGGCGTAAGTGGTGAAAACTGCCAAATTTCCACCTCAGTTTCTTTACTGGCATTTCCATGCCGGCCAAAGAACAAAGGTTTTGTTTTTATTAGTTGAAAGGGGATAAGTTTTTACTGAGGCATTTCCTTATCAGATTTTGGCAATAAAGTTTCTACCTTTTTCTAAGGATAGCAGTCATTTATGAATTCTGAAAGGAAAAAATTTCAAGAATCCACTTCAGATTTTGAATTCTTTATGTTTACGAGAATGGCTGACGCAAGGAGGATCATCATCTAACACCAGGAATATAAACTCAACTGCTCCCACCCTGCAGTCAAATCACAATATACAGTACTCTAAAAACTAGCACACTTTATTTTAATattcatataaatttatttaaatatataaaaataatatcgcGTATACAAATACATAGGTAATTATTAAAAGTcactcaaattttcaaatttcattaaaaagtTGAGTTTCACAAGATGAAGGAAAgcaatgagcagattttgtctgTTGTTATACGtggtttaaataattaaattaaaattgtgataaaatagtTGGAATTTAATAATTGGTCTATCAGAAATTTGGCATTATCCTAGACTTCATTTTAAGACCTCAAATAAGGCTATGGAAATAGATTAATAagttcatatttattatttttcttttattttttaagaaaatgttAAGCAaccaacaaaaaaaaaagttgCACTAAAATCAACAATAAAATTATTACTTTATGGATtaaaaaaatgcaaaaataaaaaaatgcaaTGATTTTTGTTTgtgaaatttgaaatttaataaaCAATTTTTAAATTGTCCCACTTATCTCATTAAAATAATGTAATACAACAACAATAAGACATTAGCAAACCCAATTAAAATACAAGTATAAAAGACAGAACACAAACAGGGCcacataaaatataataaaataataagttaattaattaatattaatgaaaCTCCATTTGTTTCATGgagattttttatatttttagtatttttaatgtttgaaattaattaataaaaatatgttttaaaaaatatattatttttaaattttaatacaaatttataaaaaaatttgctAAACAAATTATCTattatcaattcattaatttattaATCACTATTAATTATTTTCACTGATGGCCGATGTCATTTTGTTATATAATTGTATTATAaagtttttatatataaaaaaaatattctaTATCCCAATGTTTTCttgatttaaaaaattaatactttttaattattccaaaaaaaaatgaatttttataTTCTAATCAAACAATAAAAGAAattattctttaaaaaaaatatttttcatataaaattaatttttacaaactaaaaaaacatattaattaattaattaattaaattaaaaattatcaaaaaatGTTATTACTGTGCTTCCTTTCTTTTTAACTATTATAAATTcgatttatatgaaaataaatttaataataataattaaattaaatatttatctatatactcattatttatttaaaatcctAACTTATATTAAATGCAACCTTCTTATAATTTGCACATGCCTTATGAGATTCGTCTGATTTATTGAAGcccatttatttaaaattttctcatTAATCCAAAAACAGATTAATAATGCAAAGATGGAAACTCACAAGTCAAGTCACATGctatataagtgcttatcatttgCTTTCAAAAATACATAATGAGTATATAAGGGGAAAAACATTAGAAAAGGAAAAGTGAGATTATTGAAAGATTTATATACAATTACTCCAAAGATAAACATAGAATATTTGGCTGGGGAAGAAAATATTAGTCAGCACCACTAGATCTTTTTCATATATTCTCCCCATTTTTTTACATGTTCTGCCTAGTGAGTGTCAACTGCTCAATTTTTGTGGCTTAAGTAGGGACAAGCCTCTGGGAAGTTGTTCCATGAATGCATGTCTATATGCCGATTCTAATTAATCCACGAAGgcaaaaagcctcaaagtggtgaAATAGGTGAGAAAAAACTAAGAATTAGACAATAAAAACCTAAATACAAAATAATTTGCTTAATCATTTCAATTCATTGAAAAATAGGAGTAGCTTAAAGTAAAATAGTATTGGAacctaaataaaaaattaattaaatgacaAATCTAAACAGCTATAAACTTTCAACAAGCAGGAACGGAAACTTATAGTTGCTGTTTgtatcaaaatttcaattaaatcacataagtaaatttATCCAAGTCACTGGAGCATGCCCAGGTCAGGTTGCGAAACCTTGTCTCGTCAACAAAGAAGACTTATATTTCAAAATGGAAAGATGCGTGCAAAAATTGCAATAACATTGTTTTGCAGAAAAATATGGCTGTTGATTAACAGAACAAAAAGATGGAATAGGATTAATATCAGCAACCAGGATAGACTAGATCTACTCAAAGGCTTTATACACAAATGTGATAGTCTTTAAAAAAGCAGTTTGATGGGATGAATATGGCTGACGGAAAAGAATAGTGATATAGGAACTCATACTGTATGATCACTTAACAATCACAAGCCTTCCATACAATCAATTTTGAAATACATCACATGTAAAACCAATCAACATCAAAAACACACAAACAAGTCTGCATATTTTATCCAGATACTTCAGCAGAGGTTAAAGGAGCTCTTTTCCCACTTTAAAGAATATGCAATATACAGTGCACTTAGAAAGAAAATCCAgttagaaaatgaaataaaacaaaATACAAGATTGACAGGAGGGAGGTCAGATACAATCTCCAACCTATGGTACAAGAGAAAAGTAAAGTGGCCAATATAAAAAGAGGCCTGTTTGGTTTgactatttttcaaaattttatatattttcccACTAAGCTGAAGGGCCAAAGTGTCATGTCCATGTCAAGGTATCCTTATCCAACAAAGCTACTTTAAGGAAAAGTGAAGGGTTGCTATAACTATGCTCCAAAGCTTAGTCTGATCAACTAAATAAACAAAACACCTGACAATGTTCCCATGCTGCATCTCTTTCAAGAGGGAAATTTCTCTAATTGCAGTGCTTGGAACACCTTCATCTTCCTGCTCCAAGCGTATTTTCTTCAGAGCTATAGTTTCATTGGTTACACGATCACAAGCCTTGTATACCACTCCATACGTTCCTTCACCTATCTTTTCAACTTTCACATACTGTCATTTTTGAACAACATAATCAGTAAAACaattacaagaaaaattaaaaggtccagaaaaaaaaatcacaataTACCCATTTATTACATGCACACAAGCACAAATCTTTTACCGACCTGGTCGATCCAGTCCAGGTCAAATGCCTCTGCAAAGGACTGCCACATGTAACAATGGATTTTaggaaaatttacaaattaagaAGATAATAGTGTGCATCACAGGACAAGAGCAAATCAAAGCAAACAAGTTAGTTTCTGCTGGGTAGCCATATTAAAACATTTTAAATCACTTTTTCCAATGGTGTGTTAGAACCCATTCATTTGGCCTGAAAGTATGttatattcatatacaagcagcCTGTCCATTTGCATAGATAGATGCGTATGTCTGTGTTAGGCAATCACATTACAAACAAACAAATACACAGatcatatatatacatcattacataGTACTGTACCGAATTAAATCATTGCTAGTACACCTTAGCACAAGGCACATGCTAACAAGATAAATGAGTTGCAAATGAATCCATACTAGGAACTACTTGCCCAACGAATAACCCTTCAACATCACCCTGGCCAATTTGTTTTTCTTAAAAAAGTAAAGAGGGACAATATGACTAACCAAAAAAGCCATGATCAAAGCCCAAACTCCAACCTGTCTCATCAGGAACCAAACTTACATTTTTATGATGAACCAAGCATATTGACAGTTTGGACACCAAACTTTATCCAAATTATCATACCAACATAAAATTCTGGATCAGTTGATAAAACTTCAATAAACTATCCATTTGTCATGTAAAAGACCACCAAACATAACTGTGAACGTAATGTCAAATTTAGTTAGTTAAATAAAGCCGGAGGCTCAAATGTTTGCCTCAGAAGATAAAGCCTGCCGGCTAATGATTACACCTCACCATGGTGTGATCTGAAAGAGACGACAAACCAAAGTAACCAGGCTTGTCAACTTATTAAACTCTAATTCTCACAACCAAATTAATCTTTTAATGagttcaaactcaataacacagttTCTGTCAAGAAACAATCCGTCATATAGCTAAGAAAAACTGCAAATATGCCAAGACCCATCAATGAGAGGACAAAAATTAGATTCAGGAATGGCATTGATAAACCAAATTGAAACTCACGCAAATAAGaataaaagaaattaagaaaaaaacaaaaataaaacataaagtcCAGAAAATCCCCAAATTGATGGCAAGCCAACCATGGAATCACCCATTGCTTATACATAAAAGAAACCCTAAAGATATCACCAAAATTCCAACATACATTGCTGATCCGCTGGCATTTAAAGAGAAGGATAAAGAGAAATCCAGTACCTGGTCGCAATTGGAATCCCGAAATCAAGAATCTGGTCAATGGAATCTTTCAGTGACCGGAGAGAAGCGACGGCAGCAGATTGATTGATGGAGAGGATTTAGGTGAGTCCAGAGCTGCTGCTGCAACACTGAGGAGGTCAAGTGAAGGAGAAAGGAGTGGACTTGCCAtatactttctttttattttaccctaattttccatttattattatttttttaccatatcgttaaaaagaaaatcatgattTAACCATGGAAAAAtaatatatttgatttttatttttttaagataaataaaaaatcaaccgttgataaatatatatatatatatatatatatatatatatatatatatatatataaatcgattaaaaaaattaattgaactgATTAATTTCAAATAGTTTaatacataatttttattttataaataaataattaattaatcaattaaaatgtataaaatatatgtataatatcatttattaaagtgtatatatatatatatatatatatatatatatatatatatatatatatatatactttataatgataataattaatataaaaataaatttttgctaaacaataattattattaaaaacttTTAGGGGTATGAAGTTTGAACTACATAATTTTGATTAGCTCTCATATAAATAAActtaattttcatcaaaaattaaatttaaagtacaaataatcatctttaataaatatattttaaatatgttTATAAACAAGAATGTTCACAAGTCTATTTAACAAGTTTACTATGAAACTAACTAGCGAGTATGAAACAAGCTTATTTAAGAGCATTAACGAGCTAAATACTATTAAGTTTGAGCTTGGTTCATTTATTGAACGAgcttaaaatttaaattcgaaCTTGGCTTATTTTTTAAATGAACCGAGCTGAACCGAACTTTTATCAAGCAAAATCTCGAGCAACTCACGAGCTGCTCGGCTCATTTTCTTAGCCCAATAAATAAATGTGCAagcatttgaaaattgaaattgtcCACTAAAgtttaaatgataaatatatagaATTTAAATCCATTATTGTTATATAAAAATGGTTTATAAAATTATGCCTATTTAGCATTAGGGTTGAaggattaaaattatttttctaaaaaaaaatatcatcttaaatgctattaaaaaaataattaaaaaaatattttattatgttagTGTTTTTAAAACTAAAACTTaccaaatttaatttaaaattaatttttaataccttCTCGGCAGCAACTCCAACCGTAATACCAAACAAATCCTTAAATTATAAACCACAAAACATTGAACATCCATACAATAAGATTAACGAAGGTTGAAGAGATCTTttccattgaaaaaaaaaagagagagaagaaaaaggaaagaaaatgaaatttattacCTTATTTGGTTGAAAATAAAAAAGGCGGAAGACATGTGATAGTAATACATAGGCTTCAAAATTTGAGCAAGAAAGTGCGAATTTCCATGGGTCCTAACTCAACAACAAAAGTTGAACTATCGACAGGACCACCTCTAACTGGTGAGGGTTGATCTCCATTCTCACCCTCTACTttccatgtcatcctcttcatctCTGACTTGTATTGGTTTGCTGATAAGCTCATTTCCTTCAGCTCCCTTATCTGAAAGTTTATACACCAATCAACACACAACAACAATGACTTGATTAGAACTAACAAGACTGCAAATGCTAAGGATTCCTTTAAAGCACATATGGACCAGGATAGAGTCATCTATAGTACTAATAAAAAAAAGTATTACAGCACAACAAATCCTGTTGCTGCAATACTGATGAGAAGATATTCTTACCGTTTTTCCAGTAAACATCTTCTTGAGTTCAACTTTAGCCAGTGCTGAATAGTTGGCATCTTCTCCCTCCTGACCACGTTAGCAGCATTGAATCAGTGTGGATGAGATTTTACTTAACTCAGCCATGTGAACTATAATTTTTTCTAAACTCAAttatagaagaaaaaaaaaaccaatatTTACAGTTTAACATCTATCATTAGCTGAGAGTATTTTCCCAAGTTTATGGGATCCTTTCCCACATATGTTATTTCACTTTTGAATGTGATAACAGAAAGGCCTATTAATTGTTGTTGCATATAGAAGATCCCTTAGATTTTCGGAGTTATAAATCCAACTGCAGTCGCTCTAGGTTGAGAATTGGTACATCAGTGGGAGCCAAGACACTGGCAATGAGCAGAATAGAAAAATGGAATAAAAAGAGTATGATATGTGATATAATTTACCTCATATAGATGTGCCAGACGAAGGAGTACACTTCCATCATCCAGCTCCTGCAAGACAATGATCAGAAAGAGAGATATTGAACTCTAGATGCAATCTACAGCGGGTTGGCAACCTCACCTGAAGGGTAATCAAAGCAACATTCGAAGGCAAGCTATAATCGGAGTCCATGACAGTTCCTTTGGTCAAATGAGATGCCTTCCAAGTCTCCTCTTTCTAAACAGTAACCATTTTTACCAAGTTAAGTTCTAAGGCAATTCATTCTCAATGCAAGTAAAATGAAGCCCTACCTCATGGGTGAAAGCTAAAAGAAGTGGTGAATAAACTTCTTGGCCAATTGTTCGACGCCAGACTGATCCAGCTCCTAGCTGGTTGATGCACAGATAATAATTTCCTCTAACCTGAATGAAGATGTCCATTGTAGGAAAAAAGGCTGAGGTGAAGCAGTAGATATCCTCAAACATTTAGAGATGGTCCTTCAttacatgttatgggtattatatataaaattcaaaaggAGCATTCACGACTGAGAAGAACTTTCTGATGAGTTCAACAATGCAGACCATACAAAAGTAACAAGCGTGCGATCAGAAGGTAGGATAAGAATTACATGACAAGCATTTATCAGGAATGCTCATGAAGAAAGCTAATATTGTCATAGGGTAACATACCGTTAGTCCCTCACATACATTTTCAACACAAACACTTTCATCAAGGGCTTCACCAACTCCTCTCAAGTCATCAAGGATTGTACGCCTTATGCAGGAAAAGAAGCAATGATCAGTTTAACATgtccacacacacacatatataatttGTGAATGCTTGAAAGCAAAACAATGTAATTATTTGGACCTATGAAGCATTAGCTCTACTTGACCATCTTCAATGCTGGCTCCTCCGGTGGCACGATCAACCAAGACTGACAATTCATATTTATTATCCGTTATATAAATTCCGAGGTTGAGCTGGAAAAATCAACATCGGATTTATGTCAGTAAAAGAGAAAATACTTTAGCTACTGATTGAACCACTTTGATAATGATTGTAAGATGAGAAAATTTCATCATCAGTTTAATGAATAACTTGACAAGCAACCACTAGACAAGATCTTAGCAAAATGTATTGTTGACCTTCTTCATGGGTACCAAACCACAATATGATATCTATATAGATATATACAAACACGTATAAACATGTTTATGAGCATATATATAACTACACAACTTGTAACTGAACAAATTGAAAAAGAAAGTTACACacaacaatatacattgacagtACTTTGAAAAAATCATTTGCAAGAAAAGAATTCAAATGAATTCTCACACAATCATATTACTTTTGAcatgatttttatttattttaaaatgaattttttttaagttaaaagaattgaatttgTTCAACTATTAACTTTCCAAACATAAAAATTGACAAAAAAGAAATCCATTGAATGAATTCTTACAAAAAAATCTAGTTTCCAAACAGGCTATAAGAGCTATAGATAAAAACCCAAGTTGAAACCCAAAAGGATTTGATTCAATCCTTTTGGATGCAACAAAAAGCCATAAAGACCATTTGTATGTTTGAGCTTCTACAATGAATCAAATAAACACAGAGGTATATAACATTAAAAACAAAAGTAGATTATTGTATATTTTTAGGGCTGGATAGTAAGAGTAAAATCAGGCACAGAAAGATCAAATCAACTAGTGCCATCTTCCAAATCATTTTGAGAGGTATCTCCACCATGCATTGCCCCCCAAACAGAGCCATGTTAAATGCACTAATAATTCATTCATAACAGTTCTCTACCCCATGCATTTCCCAACAAAGAGTCTCATATTTGTAAGTTTTTGCATGCACACACACAAAGATGGTTAAGTTTTAGAATTTAGGAAATTACTGGATAATAGTTTCCTGCTTGAGGTTGATTAACTGATAGATTCCAGTCAGCTCTATAGTCACGAAtctgaataataaaaaaataaaatcaccaGCGTTTCAAGTTAGCACCACTGAGCACATAACCATTCAGCTGTATAGCGTAAGAAATTTCATAAGGGGGGAATAGCTTGCTGATATCTTCTGAAAAAAGGAAGTTAATATGAGAAACTCAATACTTAGTTTGTAAATGTGTTCATACAAATGAGTGGCAATTTACAACATAATTCTAATTATGTTGGACATAACTTCTTAGCTTCTTTTAGACACATGATCAGCCAGCAATAAAATTGCATACTATAGTTAATGGGCTACTTGCATCATGCTTTTGGCATCTAGTACTTCACTCACTATTTGCAAACCATTATAGATGGGGGGAAAAACAATGCttcatttgagcatttatttctgagggatttttaagaaaatctaacatgaaaagaaaaaaagcatagcaaaagaaaaaaacaaaaatctcAGGACTGGAATCATTGTCTACCATCTTAAAAATTGAACCAAGACATGTTAGTTCTATACTATTGCTAGATCCTAATGAGTGTCTAAGCTGAGAAAACCAAATCTATATTTAGAATCAGTATGGCTGCATGTTCTCAGGATGTTTCAAAATTTTTGGCATAAAGGAGAGAGACCATTCTGAGAGTTACCCGCTTTAGAAAGTCCCTTCCATTAGAATCAGTATAGAAAACCTTGTCCGTGACCATGTTTGCTGTCATTCGTGTGATGACCTCTTTTCCAAAACTATCTTCTGTGGGAATCGGACCGATCTTCATAATAAAAGATTGTGAGGAATAATTGATATGAATTTAGTAAGTCAAATATATTTAGCTTACAGCTAACAGAagtaaaaaggaaaaattaagaaaGTAGAATTAATCTATTTCAAAGAATATGTCTCTTTAaggcaaaataagaagaaaaagattacaattcaaataatgtgACTCACTGTATATTCAATTTCAGCATGCTCTTTATCTTTGTAAAGTCTTGTGACCTAATAAATAGACACAAACTGAAGTTAGCTGAAAGCATGTtgagaaataagaaaaaaaaaagacaaagaagcttggatcatgcGCTGAAAGTATTCTCATAGTCAACAGTCAGTCTTAATGGATAAACATCAATCATAAAATCCCTCAAGTGCAAAAATCCTTTGTCAGAaggattttattttcattattaaATCTTTAATATCCCAGATGTTAACAAATGTGCATAGTTCGTCCATCCAAGTAGTAGATTTATGTCTCCAATCATCACAAGCAACTTTCAAAGACAAAAGATGCGCATATAGAGAGACTAGTCTTGAGCCATGTATAACTAAGTAAAGCTATACATAACTGACCTGGTAGATCCATGAATTAAATTGTTGATGGACCTCATCAACTACAGATCCACGATAGACCTTCAAGGGCACCTGCAGATCATTATAAAATAATTGTAAATAACAAATTAGGTGACCATAAATTTCAGCCGAAAATGTATCATTTTAAATAGTTGGTTTTGTAGCATTCAATACAAAAACTAAAACATTGAAGAGGCCCATACCGAACCCCGAACCTGATGTTGGACAAATACCTAAAACAGACATCTCTGTCATGTTTGTTTAGACCAAAAAGAAGGGGGGAAAATAAGAGCttaaaaaaacagaacataagccTAGCATAGAGTGAAGGCAGGATAAGTAGCAGTTTCCAACTTCATGTTTAGAGCAACAAAACCAATATGTAATCTATTTGGTGAACAATTAGAAGTGTAGAACTCGTATATGAAGCCAAACAATCCAAACCACAAGCAAACTGCTGCAAGATTATCTAAGAAAGatttagaaatttcaaattagatAGGGAACAACGACACTAGAAAATAACAATCCTTATAGTTTATATCATTTTAGATTTAGTCTTGATACTTATTTTCCTTTAAATCAACTTAAAGTTTTTAAAAACTCAGTCTTAAAAACTAGTACTAAATCATTAAGTTGCTGGAACTTTTGCTAATTAACCACGTGAATACCAAATGGCAGCATTTCTTCAATATCAGCCTTTCTACTCAGCACTCAGCAAGATAATAAGATAAATTATGAAAACCCCCTTCACATTTGGCAAATACTCCTCCTTCAAATTTGGCAAAATACtcgaatcttttttttt
Proteins encoded:
- the LOC131174668 gene encoding cell division control protein 2 homolog, translating into MWQSFAEAFDLDWIDQYVKVEKIGEGTYGVVYKACDRVTNETIALKKIRLEQEDEGVPSTAIREISLLKEMQHGNIVRCFVYLVDQTKLWSIVIATLHFSLK